The DNA window ATTGTGTCGATATTCCTTCTGTTTAATTCATTCGCACTGGTTCAGTACAAGCAGTACCGAGCACTCGGAAAGTGGAAAGACTATTTGCGCGGTGAGCGTGCGTATATCGTACTAAGCTTCACTGCCAAAGCAGCACTGGCGATTCAGATCTTTGCCAACACGCTAATCCCGAACTAATAGTCTGGCAAGTTGTTGACATAGCATATTTTTCGATTGTCTGATATACTAGTGATAGCAAGTTATTCTACTCCTTAACCAAGCGTACAAGTGTGGCACCAAACTCATTTTATTCTCGGCTACTGCACTAGACCCTATCTCGCACAATATTAGCTGATAGAAAGGTTCATGTACCCATGGCAACAAAATTATATGTAGGAAAATTGTCCTTCAATACCACAAATGATAGCTTGAACGCGCTGTTTGCGCAGTTCGGCACCGTAGTCAGTGCCGAAGTCGCTACCGACCGAGAAACTGGTCGCTCGCGCGGCTTTGGATTTGTCGAAATG is part of the Candidatus Saccharibacteria bacterium genome and encodes:
- a CDS encoding RNA-binding protein — translated: MATKLYVGKLSFNTTNDSLNALFAQFGTVVSAEVATDRETGRSRGFGFVEMENDADAQKAIETLDGKDFEERTIVVNIAKPREDRPRPQGGGDYRGGFGRR